A region of the Sardina pilchardus chromosome 3, fSarPil1.1, whole genome shotgun sequence genome:
TGTCACTAAGGCCATGAAAGAAGACCTTCTCAAAAACTGGAACATTACGTGAGATTTCAGTTTAAGTTTCACGTTGATCAGCTTATATCCATTGTACAATTGCAGCCATTGAAGTCTTATGCATATTATTTCAACCTACCTTTTTTAGGGCAACGACTCTATATGATAAGCCACCATTAATATTTAAAGAGACGCCGTTGGAACGTCAACATGAGCTTTTCATGAAGATGGCCAAGGTTTACCCACAGTTTCAGCCAAGGTACTGTATGATTAACAATATATCAATAATCATATCATCATATCATACTTTCTTATTTGATGATGCACATGAACTTAGACAAGGAATCCACTTGTGATGTTTTGGAAGTTTAACATCTGAGCCAATATGAACAtgaagtgaatctcttactccgTCTGCACCTTCCCTTTAGTGGTGAGGCCACTGATGAAGATGTGGAGCTGACCGCTTTTACACAACGCAGTGGAACCACTGGCACTGTCAGTCTTGTTGCCAAGAGGCCTGCTCTGCTGTTGAGCAGCACCagctggacaggtgtgtgttggcCTCTCAGAGGTACCTGATGAGAAGCTTTTTAAATGGCTTTCAATACAGAGAGGAATCAGTGTTTGCAAACATTTGCTCAAGCAGATGCAACAGAACAGAGCTTCTTTTTTTCAGATGTGTATGAGACTGATTGAATGAATTTTCGAGAATATCAAATGCTTGTTTAGTTATGCATTTGTACTTTATTTTTCAGAGGATGAAGATTTCTCAATTTTGCTAAAGGCGCTTGAGGGTAAGAGACTGTTATTTCTTTCCATAGTATACTGAAATGTAAACTATATAAATTCATAGTCTGAAATAATTTAATTTTACATAAATTATTCTTTCAATAGATTATGAAGAATTTGTGAATGTGGGTGAGGGTCTCCCAGAGCTGATTTGTGTCATTACAGGTAAAATACTTTAATTAATTCATTTAGTACACCAGAAATCAAGAAGAAACAGCCTACTAACAACGGTTTTGCATCATATTTTCTCCTGCTTCTCATAGGTAAAGGCCCTCAAAAGGAATACTATAAAAAACTAATTGACTCCAACAGTTTCCAACATGTTAAGATTTGCACTCCGTGGCTCGAGGCAGAAGATTACCCTCGGTTGCTTGGTATGTTCACCCTTCAATCTAAATATAATCATTGATTAGTTGACTTTGACTTagaatatttattttgttacgCTGAAAGGACATTCAGCATGAAGAGTTCTAAGAGAATGTTCTGTGTTGTGTGGGGCTGATTTTCACATTAGGTGCTGCCGATCTCGGGGTTTGCCTGCACAAATCCTCCAGTGGCCTTGATCTTCCTATGAAAGTAGTGGACATGTTCGGCtgttgcctgcctgtctgtgctATACACTTTGAATGGTGGGTACAGAGAGTGGCAGTCATACTGCATTACTACTTTGTTTTCAAGTGTATTTTAAATAACTGAACCAATGTCTCATATTTTCAGTTTACATGAATTGGTGAAGCATGAGGAAAATGGACTAATATTCCAGGACTCTATGGAATTAGCCACACAGTTGAAGGTACGAGAACAGTGAATTCTCACTGACAAAGCAACTGAAATCTCTATGTCTGAATTACTCTCCTGCCCCTCTAACCCTACTTAAAGTCCTAAACATATGTCTGGACAACATAGCGATAAACCTCTGTATGCAAACACATTGACCATGCTGCATGGTGAACGTCTAGGCTTACTGAGTCGTTGTCTCCAAACAGTTGTTGCTGTGTGACTTCCCGGTCAGCGAGGGCAAACTGGAGCTCTTCAGGAGGAACCTGAGGGCCAGCGGCCAACAGCGCTGGGATGAGAACTGGGATCAGACTGTTCTTCCCATACTAATGGCTGACAGCAGATAAACCAACCAAAACCAACTTCATTTCTCTGGTGGGAAAGTCCAAATATGTGGTTCAGTGACACACATGCGTAGATTAAGGCCTGATTGATAGTCTACATAGCTGGATGCATTTGCCTGTTCATAGCCTATGCTAAAAGGGTTTGGCGCATACTTGTGCAGCAAATTATGTCCGATGTTTTGTAACGTGAcaagcgtgtgtgcatgtgccatGTCATGCATTTTTGATGGGGGCACATTTCGATCTGCATTGCTTGCATAAACTATGAACCAGCACTGACTCAGAGTAAATGGTACACCTCTTAAAAGAAGTGCCGTGTGGCATTGTTTGAGTAAGTGGTACATTTCCAACTAGATAAGCCCTATGATGTCCTTTTTATTGAAACAATGGCACAGGGTTCTCCTTTTAGGTGCACCACTTATTAAATGAACTAagccaggtttgtcactaatcCACGTACTTGGAATATTGGAGAAAACCGGCGAGTTGATGGGGATCTATGTGACAActcgccggatttctccttgAAGTTTAGTGTTCCATTCCTTTATTTAAATATAAGGGCTGCATATATCTACCATGTGTAAATtatgtaaataaatactttATACCAAAGAAATAATGCAACATTTCTCTTTTACAAATATAGTTTTATCAATTCTATGGTGGAGAATCTGTTGTATGGGAAGATGTGGGTTGTAGGACCGGTGATGACTGAATGTTTCACCCCGGCATTTGCTGAAATAAAGAAAGGATATTTTGAAGGTATTCACTGCGTGTCTAAATGAATGGAGCAATGCAAAACGAATAAACACATTTATGCACTCACCAAGCTGCTTTTTGAAGAAACCGTATGTTTCTGGGTTGCGGATTGTTGAGGCAATGTAAACATCTGGTTGGCCACTTGTAGTGGAACAGTTCAGCACCCTGCCCAATAGCGACACCAGACAGTCTACAATGTCAGGGTCATACACCACATCTGTATAAAAAACAATAGGAGAAAAAACAACATTATAGATATGATTTCACTTATggttactgtttgtttttcattaatTGGACTCAATAGTGGCTCAGCCCTACCTGCTGCAATGACCGTGTCGGCGTTGACGTCTGTTAACCTGTCCTCTGACACTTCCGCCCAGTCCAGCTCCTCAACACATACTGATACGTCTGACAGACCGTGGCTGTTGAGATTAACATTTGTACGCAGCTTCTGTAGCACGCGGGGGTGGAAGTCGCTGAATACATACTTTCTAGGCTTACAGGAGCGACATATTGCTATGCCGGTTAGGCCAACTCCACTGCCCAACTCTAGCAAAGTCCTGGGGGGAAAGGAGGTCAGAGTGACCCAGGGCAGagtgtacacatactgtagggtgcctctcaaactctctcttcggtcctccaggctcattcccactgatctataactaacacaggattatcccattgttgctgccccatcattctttatctagatcagtgaggacgaggacagagggaggaaggaagggaggatgtataaaaaacaaatgagaggcaccctatattgccaaaagtattgagtCACCTGCCtcgacccccatatgaacttcagtcacatcctattcttaatccatagggtttaatatgacgttggtccaccctttgcagctgtaacagctataaaggcaggtgacccaatagttttggcaatatagtgtgtttGCATTCACAATCCACTCTGTCACAATTTGATGCTGGGCAAAATGTTTTAAGTATACATGTGTTAAACTGAAAACATCACTAGGCTAGAACCTGAGACTCACCTGCCACTGAACATCTGTGGGTTCTCTAAGGCCCACTCCGTTAGATAAAGAGCAGCCTCCCAGGTGACCAGTCCAGTAGTGCCTTCAGATATAACAGCCTGGCTCTCTGTCAGACTCACTGTACCCCCTGAAGGCTGACAACCAAAACATGTTTACTGAACAGTGTTTGGGACAATGAAGAGGAGCCTTTTGCTCAAACAAGGCCCCAGTCAATTATTATCAACATAGATGCAGAGATTGTATGTGCTGCTAGTCCATTTGACCTTTAAAATGTCCTACCAGAAAATAACTTTTATAGCAGGTAGATTTCTCTTCGAGACTCAGAACTTCACTTAAGGCATCATAGAGCTCATCCAGTGGCTCTGTTGTGGTAGATTCATGCTGAAAATATTTCTCAAATCAATAATGGTGAACATCCTCTAAAAGTGGCATCAGCGAAAAATGTGTAGCAATTAATCTAGtgcaaaaaaaagcaacaaaccATTTTTATGAGTTGTTGAAGAAATAGTCTCCTGTAGTTCACTGACGGAGGATGTTGGAGACAAACTGTGTGAAGACACGTCTATAAGAAAGAACATTTTAAAGAGTTTAGGTCAGAGAACCGCTGCAATAATCCCACATAACGTTACCTTAATTGCATACTAACCTGATTCAGAATATCGAGGATAAGGTCTGATGACCGCCAATTCTTGAATTCAGCTTCAAGcaactaaacaataaacataaaatTAACTGCATAAAATATTCTGAAATACCATCATTTGGAGAACATAAACGTGGTGCGTTCACTTACACTCCATGGAAGAGTATTCAACCGACACATAGCTAAGAACTGCACCCTGAAGATGGAAACGACATCTTTAACTTGACTAGCATCATCTGCGGAATTAGATGAAGTAGTAGTCTCCATTAGTCTTTCAGAAGGCTCCACATTAGTTGTTCATTCAtaccaagacagacagacagtctatGAGATTTTCACGTGTAACCACACTACACTGACAACAGTTCCTGATTACCCGAAACGATTTCGTGGTACTCCATGCAGCCGCGTTGCTACATGGTTGATGTAGTTTTTTAAACCCCTCCCTCTGGAAGTTGGTAATTCCGCGAAAAAGTaaggttttttttcccattaCGCAATAAATGTTATGGTATGGTATGATGTGAATGATTACATTAAATCTGAACATTTGCTATTTTTTATCTGTAGACCCAAGTGATTTTTTGTAGGCTTGGTACGGTCTTTCCCttggaggtggggtgtgtgtgtgtgtgtgtgtgtgtgtgtgtgtgtgtgtgtgtgtgtgtgtgtttagattataggcctattcacaacatgtaggcctacacatgaaTATAGGCgtgctcgcgcacacacacacacacacacacacacacacacacacacacacacacgcagctatCTGTTAACCATATTATAGATGCTTAAAAGCAAATGaacacatgtaaatgtaaataacatAGGGTAGCTAGAGCAAGCAGTGGCAGTGCTGACAGCAAGCAAGTGTGCtcaggccctattgttttttttccctcacagTCACTGTTCCACTACCTGTGGTGAATATATTGTCCATATAGCCTAATCAATTTGATAGGTATAGCTAAGTCTCACATTCATCAGTTATCACTGTACAAAAACATGCATAATCATTTGACATATTACTCTCCAACTTTTGTCCAGGCCAGCACTGCATCCTGGATATCTGTTAGCCTCACCCTTGTTATCAATCAGCTCAGGTCTTTATCTAGGGTTGAACACTGGTCTTGAGCCCGCTCTTTTTGTTGCTCTGTCATTTGAACCATCCTTCTGAGACAGACATGTCTGTGATCTTTTAGAGAGAAGACAACTTTGGCCTTTACTGCTGAACGAATTGGGGGGTAAGACGAAACCTTACGCATTTGAATATTTCTGTAATTGCGTCAATATGAGTAGGTtacaattatgatgtttaaAAACAAGTGGACTGAATTGGTGTCAATGACtggcgtgcgtgtgcgtgcaatagtaggctagcctatatacAATTATAGGCTATGAGctaattaaaagaaaaacactttcacGCACAGCCTCGTAGCAGTTGCTGAAAACTAATAATAGGCCTAGGTAGGCTGGGTGAGCATGTTACCATCTCACAGCAATAAACAACATAATGAGATTGTGACATGATGTGACAAACGGggggataataataataggctaatattattattattattaataataataataataataataataataatatatatatatagtattaACATCACAAATCATGCACAGTTACAATATATTGTAGGTTAGGCTACATAAGAAACTATCTGTCATTAGTGTGGCAGGTAGGAACCAAAGCGTGCTCCGCTCTATAATCGTTGGTAGGAACTATTGCATAGACCACAATAAAGTAGTCGGAAGGTATTTGTGGACGCACTATCAACAATGAACATGGCGATATCCAGTAGCATTTAAGCTAGATGTAGAGCAGGCTATGCTTATCAGATATTAGTTGCTATTAGAAATATGTATTTGTTTAAGTATAGATCTATTGAATAAGAGAATGTCAGCGATGGATTGACACATTTAACCTGTTCACTACGTCTTGAAAGGTGGGTAGCTGCTATCATTATTAGAACTAGAAATCTAGCGTATCAATCAAAGTTAAGTTTGACAGCTGCCTGGAAGCTAGCTAACAGTAGAGTGGTTGCATGACAGAATGTTATCGGTCATCTGAAATGTTAAATGCACCCAAAATAGGAAATCTGTCTCGCTAAACTTTCACACTATTTCAAGATGATCATTTGGTCGTGAATGATGTGACAGATCAATAAAGGCACTCCATGAAGCTAGTTTTGCCAGCGGGTTGTTGTTACTATAGAAACGGCTCAATAAAGCTGAAGGTCAGAAGTGGGGGAGCAGTAGAATTAGAGAAACTATGTGGGACAGGCGCGCGATTCGTGTCATGCAGGATTAAAAACGGGTATTTTCCATTTCCATTATCTTTTCAGGAGCCATTTTTCTTACCTTGCACACAGAAACATAGCTTGTTGCTTCGTTTTATGGTATCAATGAACTTTTGCTGTGATACGATGTAATCACCAATATCTGCATATTACTTTTACCTACAGGGTTTCTTTTTCAGTCGCTGGACGACCCTGAACGGGAAAATATGGTGCTGAAGATTTTCTTTCCCCAGTGCTGTAACATGGCCGACAGTGGCCTGTTGATTGGCCGCTGGCTCCCTGGCCATGACTCTGCTGTGGTCCTGGCCGTCATCCACTACCCGTTCATTCCGGGTCAGGTCAAGAAGTACCTGAGCCAAATGCGCAGTCAGACCGATGTCGACCTCACTGTGCTGGGCTCCTGGAGCATGCCGAAAGAAGGCCAGGAGGGAATGGACAGCTTCCTGAAGGACCTCAGCACCATCTTCCCTCACGATCGCTGGCTTAAAATTAGCCGCGAGGTCGGCAAGAGTGGCTTCCGCTGTGACATGGAAGGCAACGAGGGAACCATTTTCACGGAGAAATCCAAAGGGAAGGATGAAAGCATCCCCAATGGAGAAAAGGACGGCGGTGACAACGGAGGCACTGAGAAGATCATCTTCATCCACTACGACCAGCGCAAGGTGATGTTGTCCCAGCTCCACCCTGTCCACGAGGCCATACCCAACTCCAAAGCAGAGCCCTCTGAGCTGCGGGCCATGTTCCAGACAGTGGCCCACAGCCAGGCACTCTTCTTCCTGGACAGGTACGACGACGGGCCGCTGAAGACCACCCACTGGCAGTCGGATGGGAGGGAGGCCAGCATCGTAGTGGAGCTGCTCAAGCAGGGCTCTGTTCCCCTGTGCTTTCTTATCACGTGGATGCTGTCAATCTGGCGCTGGATATGCGGCATCAGGTTAGCTagaatacaaaacacacacacacacacacacacacacacacacatgcatacgcacacacacacacacacacacacatgcatacgcacacacacacacacacacacacacatgcatacgcacacacacacacacacacacacacacacacacacacacatgcatacgcacacacacacacacacacacacacacacacacacacacacacacacacacacacatgcatacgcacacacacacacacaatcacacatgcatacgcacacacacacacacacacacatgcatacgcacacacacacacacacacacacacacacacacatgcatacgcacacacacacacacacaatcacacatgcatatgcacacacacacacacacaatcacacatgcatacgcacacacacaaatacacagaatcacactcacgcacagacaaacacacacacagaatcacacacacaatcacacatacgcacacgcacacacatacacacacatacatacgcacacacacaataacacatactcacacatactcacacacactcactgtctttATAAAATGTGCCTGGCGTTAATTGCGTGATAGTGTTGTAAAATTGATGATGGTTATATCCTTTGTTTTTTGCAGGATACTGAATACACGTCCTATCCAGTTCATTTCCAGCAAACTGTCGACTTGTGTTCAGCTGGGACACAGAACGGAGAATCTTCAAACTGTGGCATCTACTCAAAAAGCCACCGAACACATGGACTTTATGAGGTGTGCAATCAGAATTTTGGGATCAGATTAGATAGAGGTCCATTTCTAAAGAGGGAGTCAATATTGTAGATATTGAAAGGTAGCGTATTCTATATAAGTTAAATATTAATATCTTCATTATTTCCTCCTGCAGAAAGGCCAACATTTTTGTGTCATTCTTTGTGGACATGGCTCTTGGATTGCTGCTAATATCTTGGCTCTACAGGGAAAATCGTATAGGAAAACTTGCCAATACACTGGTACCAGTTGCTGATGTAAGTATTATGGGTCACACTTTACATGGATAGTCTATAGACACACTGTAAACAGATGGCAGCTtatccaagtaaagtgttactgtTTTATTATAAGAGACTGCTTATGAGGAGTGCTAACTGATAAGTCTTGAACGTAGAGAAGTGTGACAGCTGAGGGTGAAAGGGTCTGCCAGATCAACAAATGTAATGTGAAACTTGGCTCTGACAAAGAATGCTTACAACAAGCagcacagtgtttttttttttaccttgtaaGTGGCTTAAAACATCTGTTAACTTCTAAATGTTTAGCATGTTGCCAAAGAGCTCCAGGAGCTGCTGCAGTGGCTGATGGGAGCACCAGCTGGCCTGAAGATGAACAAGGCTCTGGATGAGGTGCTGGGCCGGTTCTTCCTCTATCACATCCACCTGTGGATCAGTGAGTTTGAGCTCAAGCCTCTGCCTTCATCTAGCTTATTATGCTGTACGATAGTTTGTGCTGACTTTAGTAGGTAACAAAATAAACCTGATAAAGAATCATTTTAATTGCGGACATTGCCTACCGCATCCTATAAACACATTCCTGGCAGATTTGTACTTTTGTACAGTTAATAAATAACATCTGGGCTGatcaataaagctttttttgtTTGCAGGCTACATCCACCTGATGTCTCCCTTCATTGAGATGATCCTGTGGTATGTAGGGCTCTCTGCCTGCCTGGGGTTGACCTTTGCTCTCTCGGTGCTGTCAGACATTGTTGCCCTGTTGACCTTCCACATCTACTGCTTCTACGTCTATGGGGCCAGGTAAGGCTCACTTCCATATTTTGTATCGGTACCTTGTCCGACTGTCCATTTGTTTGATGGATTATTGTGAGATCATGTGCGCTTGttaccagcagagggcagtatTTGTCATGCCATTTATTGGAGCTCTTTCAAATATTAGTTGAaagatattttcattttatttacatttacattttatatATTTGAATTGTCCATCTCTATTGTGAATATATGTTTACAAATCTCAAAGAGGGCGAAATAAGTTTTATCCATGAAAATGACCGTAATCAAAAGATTGATGGAATTACGAGCTGCTATTTGAATTTATCAGCTAAACTCTTGAAACATATTTGAAATGCAGTGCTAGCCTGATCCTCACAGTTTACCGCTATATAAATCCATTTGATGTTTCCATAATGTCTATATGATAGATTACAAACAGCCTAAGGTGATGTGAGTTTGCTGAGCTGAGCTTTCCTGTTTCCTCTGAAGATACCATCTGTGGCAGTTAGCCATGTAGAACTCCACACCTGTGGATGTTTAGAATACAAACAGCCACTTGAGTGGaaaactgtaaacaaaacacaaatgcagTTGTAAAGGTCAGCTATTTCACCTATCACAAGCCCCTCCGCAACAACACCCCTAAGTTCCTCTCTGCACCTGGACTTTTAGAGTGGACTCTCCACCGTGACCATAAGCACTTTGCGGTCCTGTGTGTCTGGACAATGCGTGTCTTGTTTTACTTTGCTCTTTTGAACCCAGGAGAGTTATCACAAAAACGGATTTCACTTCTCATTACAATTTTCAATGCATCACATTTCTCCCTAAACCAGTGATGTGAATGCATTAAGAGTCATGCTCAGGGTTTTTCCCACAGTGAAACCTCGGAGGATCTGTGGGATTGCTAATGGAGCTGGAGGCCTAGTGTGAATCTGTCAATGCCAGGCTGGGTTGTTGTGTGCTATTGGCCTAAAGAGAGTATAGACTCCTGTGACTGAAGCTGTAGACAGACAGCCAGTCAATCACAGACGGTTACCCTCAGGCGGCGTATAGTAATTAAACACCCCTCTCCATCGAAATAGGTAACTCAAGTATCCCAAAGGTAAataggtaatacacacacaagtctcaAATGGACTTGTATAACTGACCTCAATGAGAGGTCGGTTATACAAGTCTCAAATGGACTCCTCTCGATTTCACAATCTATTTTTGACCAGGGAAGAATTGAAACAcgacaaaaaata
Encoded here:
- the alg1 gene encoding chitobiosyldiphosphodolichol beta-mannosyltransferase isoform X3; the encoded protein is MQYHAISLGKHGYSVSFVGFFGTKPHEDVIASGKINIIPISEVKGLTVGPKILRYITKVLVQSLQLLYTLMKIKHFSHILMQNPPGLPSIAVTWVVSSLRGVKFIIDWHNYGYTIMALTHGQRHPIVRVAKWYEKFFGRFSNYNLCVTKAMKEDLLKNWNITATTLYDKPPLIFKETPLERQHELFMKMAKVYPQFQPSGEATDEDVELTAFTQRSGTTGTVSLVAKRPALLLSSTSWTEDEDFSILLKALEDYEEFVNVGEGLPELICVITGKGPQKEYYKKLIDSNSFQHVKICTPWLEAEDYPRLLGAADLGVCLHKSSSGLDLPMKVVDMFGCCLPVCAIHFECLHELVKHEENGLIFQDSMELATQLKLLLCDFPVSEGKLELFRRNLRASGQQRWDENWDQTVLPILMADSR
- the alg1 gene encoding chitobiosyldiphosphodolichol beta-mannosyltransferase isoform X1, with the translated sequence MADVQTSLLVFVVSFIAVFVGVYITEFDTDGCVPQIAAVVVSILIVYCFRGNSQDKNRHVCVLVLGDIGRSPRMQYHAISLGKHGYSVSFVGFFGTKPHEDVIASGKINIIPISEVKGLTVGPKILRYITKVLVQSLQLLYTLMKIKHFSHILMQNPPGLPSIAVTWVVSSLRGVKFIIDWHNYGYTIMALTHGQRHPIVRVAKWYEKFFGRFSNYNLCVTKAMKEDLLKNWNITATTLYDKPPLIFKETPLERQHELFMKMAKVYPQFQPSGEATDEDVELTAFTQRSGTTGTVSLVAKRPALLLSSTSWTEDEDFSILLKALEDYEEFVNVGEGLPELICVITGKGPQKEYYKKLIDSNSFQHVKICTPWLEAEDYPRLLGAADLGVCLHKSSSGLDLPMKVVDMFGCCLPVCAIHFECLHELVKHEENGLIFQDSMELATQLKLLLCDFPVSEGKLELFRRNLRASGQQRWDENWDQTVLPILMADSR
- the pigq gene encoding phosphatidylinositol N-acetylglucosaminyltransferase subunit Q, with product MVLKIFFPQCCNMADSGLLIGRWLPGHDSAVVLAVIHYPFIPGQVKKYLSQMRSQTDVDLTVLGSWSMPKEGQEGMDSFLKDLSTIFPHDRWLKISREVGKSGFRCDMEGNEGTIFTEKSKGKDESIPNGEKDGGDNGGTEKIIFIHYDQRKVMLSQLHPVHEAIPNSKAEPSELRAMFQTVAHSQALFFLDRYDDGPLKTTHWQSDGREASIVVELLKQGSVPLCFLITWMLSIWRWICGIRILNTRPIQFISSKLSTCVQLGHRTENLQTVASTQKATEHMDFMRKANIFVSFFVDMALGLLLISWLYRENRIGKLANTLVPVADHVAKELQELLQWLMGAPAGLKMNKALDEVLGRFFLYHIHLWISYIHLMSPFIEMILWYVGLSACLGLTFALSVLSDIVALLTFHIYCFYVYGARLYCLKVYGLSSLWRLFRGKKWNVLRQRVDSCSYDLDQLFIGTLLFTILFFLLPTTALYYLVFTLLRLVVVLFQGLIHLSVDLINSFPLLAMGLRVCRPYRLAEGVKFRVLTQEPGTPLHLLMEINPIKCSTVVQCYRTPTYSCYPRDSWGALCKKLFVGELIYPWRHKSNTKMD
- the alg1 gene encoding chitobiosyldiphosphodolichol beta-mannosyltransferase isoform X2: MFRHHYSGNSQDKNRHVCVLVLGDIGRSPRMQYHAISLGKHGYSVSFVGFFGTKPHEDVIASGKINIIPISEVKGLTVGPKILRYITKVLVQSLQLLYTLMKIKHFSHILMQNPPGLPSIAVTWVVSSLRGVKFIIDWHNYGYTIMALTHGQRHPIVRVAKWYEKFFGRFSNYNLCVTKAMKEDLLKNWNITATTLYDKPPLIFKETPLERQHELFMKMAKVYPQFQPSGEATDEDVELTAFTQRSGTTGTVSLVAKRPALLLSSTSWTEDEDFSILLKALEDYEEFVNVGEGLPELICVITGKGPQKEYYKKLIDSNSFQHVKICTPWLEAEDYPRLLGAADLGVCLHKSSSGLDLPMKVVDMFGCCLPVCAIHFECLHELVKHEENGLIFQDSMELATQLKLLLCDFPVSEGKLELFRRNLRASGQQRWDENWDQTVLPILMADSR
- the eef2kmt gene encoding protein-lysine N-methyltransferase EEF2KMT; the protein is METTTSSNSADDASQVKDVVSIFRVQFLAMCRLNTLPWSLLEAEFKNWRSSDLILDILNQTCLHTVCLQHPPSVNYRRLFLQQLIKMHESTTTEPLDELYDALSEVLSLEEKSTCYKSYFLPSGGTVSLTESQAVISEGTTGLVTWEAALYLTEWALENPQMFSGRTLLELGSGVGLTGIAICRSCKPRKYVFSDFHPRVLQKLRTNVNLNSHGLSDVSVCVEELDWAEVSEDRLTDVNADTVIAADVVYDPDIVDCLVSLLGRVLNCSTTSGQPDVYIASTIRNPETYGFFKKQLANAGVKHSVITGPTTHIFPYNRFSTIELIKLYL